One Calditerricola satsumensis DNA window includes the following coding sequences:
- a CDS encoding S-layer homology domain-containing protein, protein MFKNNAILFEYTGKDGFLKRLVFTERLLFSDVTSNHWAKDAIEYLAIKGILKGRNENFFEPEGKITRAEFAAVLVRILPNLPCCHNKSGNGFDDGQSNFIAQ, encoded by the coding sequence GTGTTCAAAAACAATGCCATTTTGTTCGAGTATACAGGCAAAGATGGTTTTTTAAAACGTTTGGTGTTTACCGAACGACTTCTCTTTAGCGATGTAACCTCAAATCATTGGGCTAAGGACGCGATTGAGTACCTTGCAATAAAGGGGATTTTGAAGGGACGAAATGAAAACTTTTTCGAGCCAGAAGGGAAAATAACCAGAGCGGAATTTGCAGCCGTTTTAGTCCGTATTTTGCCTAACCTTCCTTGCTGTCATAACAAGAGCGGAAATGGCTTCGATGATGGCCAGAGCAACTTCATTGCTCAATAA
- a CDS encoding S-layer homology domain-containing protein: protein MARATSLLNKPIPSPIQLTFKDAKAIPNWAKDDINKIVSLGFMNGYPDQTFKPYGHGTRAEAAVVIKRFYDWVHQ, encoded by the coding sequence ATGGCCAGAGCAACTTCATTGCTCAATAAACCTATCCCTTCACCTATACAACTTACATTTAAAGATGCCAAAGCCATTCCAAATTGGGCGAAAGATGACATAAATAAGATTGTTTCGTTGGGGTTCATGAACGGTTATCCTGATCAAACATTTAAACCATACGGACATGGAACTCGAGCAGAAGCCGCTGTCGTGATCAAACGATTTTATGATTGGGTACACCAATAA